The DNA segment AATCCTCCATGTCCTTTTCTCCAACTAGctgtgtaaaatggagatgactaCATGGTGAAGATGGAAGAGCCTCCAACATCCGGAGTGCCTGAATGACTACATGGAGGAGACCTGTCCAATACAGTACTCTCacctgaatagaaaaaaaaaaaactacaattacATTTAATCTAGTATTTGTTGCTGTAGTAAGCTGCCATTGAGTTTGCCCCCAAATCATGGCAATCCCAttcacaatggaacgaaatgattggctgcagatcagaccactgtgattcataggattttcattagaTTACTTCCGGAAGTAGattttcaggcttttcttcctagtctatcttagtctggaggctctactgaaacctatttagcatcatagcaacatgcaaggcttcactgacaggtggtagctggacatgaggtgcattggcaggaatcaaacctaggtctcccacatgggagggtAAATTGGTACAAACTctaattctatcactgaaccactaaCGTCCTCACTAAGCTAGTTCACATACTAGCCAGTGGCAACGCAATCCACTTATTACTACAACTAATTACAGGTTAGCTATCAAATGCCTTCATACACCAAATTAATGACACCATTAACTGGGTGAGTTAGGTTAGAATAgcatattaaagaaaaacaaacattctCCTATTcatttgattttcaggagtatTCACTAAGGACCTATTTCATATGTGAAGTTTTGAGGTAGTGTTGGTAATTTCCTTGGTGCCAAAAAATAATGTGATTTTTGGATAGGAAGTCACTAATGAAGTGATTCCACCTCCGAATGTATCTTCACTGGAGAGAAAGAAAGTgataatcaataaatgaatgaaaattaattttaaaaagagaataaatttaaACAAGCCACAGTTAGGGAATTCAGCCTCACATCCAGTACAAGTAAAATATGACATTAAGAGTTACTATTTTGTATGCTCAAACCATCTCataataactattaaaaaaaaaaaaagagttactaGTGCTTGGTTGAGAATCATCAGTTTACTCAAAAATCTCCCTCtccacatctggggtcttaaatgctagcaagcagacatctaagatgcatcaattggtctcaacccacctagagcaaaggagaatgaagaacaccaaggacataaggtaaagatgagcccaagagacagaaaacgccacataaaccagagactccatcagcctgagaccggaagaactagatggtgccctgctaccatcgATCActcccctgacaggaaacacaacaaagaatccctgatagagcagaacagtgggatgcagatctcaaattctcataaaaagaccaggcttaatggtctgactgagacttgagggaTCGTGGAGGTCACGGTCCGGgatcctttgttagcccaagattggaaccattcccgaaaccaactctccagacagggattggactggactataagatagataatgatactggtgaaaagtgagcttcttggctcaataagacacatgagactatgtgggcaactcctgtctggaagggagatgagaagaaagagggggacaagagctggttgaatggacgcagggaatacagggtggagaggaggaatgcgcTGTCTCGTTAGGAGGACAGCAGCTAAGAGTACATAAAAATAGCAACATGTAAATaactttctgtatgagagactgatttgatttgtaaactttcacttaaagcacaataaattaattaattaaattttttaaaaagtagacacacacacacaaaaaaaatctgcctctccaaaaatataatttaagaCTAAGTGAAGaaatttgagaatttttatcaaggTCTATGAATCTCACACGGTACCAGAAATAAGACCCAGTCAAGtattaacatatttttaaagGTGTTTTTATATCCCACTCCTTCATGAAACCCTCTGAACTCTGCAGTGCTCTATCTATTCCTTGCTTGCCTTTGGGTCAAGTTCAGAAAAGCGGTGTGGTGGAGTGGTTAGAAGCACAGGCTCAGGCCTCAGGCTTCCTAGATATAAACCCTGTCTCTATCCCTTACTAACTTAGCTCATCTTTGAATAAGTAAAGCAAGAATAGAAATGTAACTTACAGGGTCtgtataaagattaaatgagatgatgcatgtAAAGCCTTAAGCAAGTGTCTGGCAGGTAGAAAGTACTTAAGAAATATTtgcttttgttattaaaaaaatcaaacccgttgccaaagagtcaattctggctcatagcgaccctataggacagaatagagctgtcccatagggtttccaaggagcagctggtgaattcgaactgccgaccttttggttagcagccaagctcttaaccactgcaccaccagggctccactgttgttatagtcatcatttatttttcttacaggGAGAGATCATAACTGATTTATCTTTGTATTCCCCACTAAGGTGGTAGAAAAGATTTTTGTCCCTCTCAGATTGGCACATATTGAAAAGCTTCAAAACACACTGGGAcggtgaggatgtggggacacATGCACCcccatacattgctggtagggtAAATTGGTACAGTCTCTAAAAAGGCAATTTGCAATATCTATCAATATTAAAAACCATATACCCTTTGACCCAACATTTCCACTACTAGGTATTTATCTTATATATATTCTCTCACACTGGGCAAAATAACAATGGCAATTCATTGTACCATGGTTTGTATGATTCCATTATTTGAACTATCcaaaacaggcaaatccatagagacagaaagattagtggttgccagggtctgGGAAGATGGCCATAGGGTTTTGGTTTGGAGTAACAGAAAGGTCTGAAACTAGTGGTGAAGggtgcacaacattgtgaatgtatttAATGCCAtgaaattgtatactttaaaatggtaaattttgttACCACGTTTCTCCACTAAATCCCCTTTTAGTAATCTATCCTAaagaactaataaaaagattAGCCAAAGGCATATAACAGGATGTTCAAATGGCATCATTTATAACAGGTGAGAAAATTGTAGACAGCCTAAATATTCAACAACAGtaaatttgttaaataaaatatgatacATTCGCATAATGGAATATTGTTCAATCACTGTTTTTAAATGGTGTTTTAAAGCATACTTAATGCCATGGGGGTATTTCACCatataatgttaagtgaaaaaaaaattgtatatgtaATTTAATGTGCATAGAAAATGTACATagaaatgtatatatgtgtgcatagaaAAATGCTATGAGTAGAGGTATCAAAACATTAACAGTACCCTGAAacgattgccctgagataatctttaaaccttaaaccaaaaatattccctggagtcttaaaaccaaataatagtttagcttaactagtaaacaatatctgtcttgagcattatgctcttttaagaactatctatatgggatcaaatcgacaacacCAGCTCGAAGttattagacaggaaacttagggggcagtgagtttatgttaacggcggaacaactcaaaaaaagagtgtgagaatggttgcaagACTCggagaatataatcagtgtcactgaattgtacatgtagaaacttgactttgtgtatgctttgctgtgtatattctcaacaacaaataaaaaaattttaatgttaacAGTGGCTATCTTTTAATGGTAGGGTTATTggtgtctttattttcttctctgtaccTTTCTGAATTTCCCAAAAGCTCCAGAATGACTATAATATTCACATATTTGGGGGAGAGCTGAGTGATGGGGAGAAATGGTGGTCACTTCCCTAAAAGCGTAAAACAAGCATGAGGCGGGGCGCACTTGCCTTCTTTCTTCCATAGTAGAGCAGTTTCGTGAATTTCCCCAAGGTCTGGGCAGGTGTCTCCACACTCGGGGGGATCTCCCCGGTGAGCAGGTTCCGGGTCCTTGAGCTTGGCACTGGCCAGTCCTCGTCCGTCAGGTTGATGAGGTTGGCCACAGGGGGTTGCCTCTTGTACTTCTCCAGCTTCTTGCAGTCTTGCATCAGCAGCTCAGCTACGTCAGACCCCACCGTGGACTGCAAGGCAAAGAGGGTCATCCTAGAGGCACAACCCTCTCAGGCTTGCTGGCATCCCAGGCCGAGGAAGGAAGGCACCAGAGTATCAGGCATCTTCATAAGGAGGCCAGTCATGCAAACACAAACACAAGGCAGTCCTTTCTTGGGTTTCTGTATATCAAAATTCAGCTTCAATATCATGGTTATTTTCACCCTGTCAGAAGCCACAAAGGACCAGAAATATTCACAGTTTCACAGGTGTGTTACTTGGCCGGTGTAATAACCCAGGAGCTGGACGATAATCCCCAGACAGGGGAaagaagcaacagaggaaaagtTAGCGTTTGCAAACTGGTGCTGATATTTGAGCAATTTTTCCCTGGGGCAGTTGTTCACATCTTAAAAATTGTATTCACAATCATTCCATAGGCCTACTCCTTATCCATCCCAAAAAGACTTAAAATTTCAGTCCAGTCTACAGCTGCGTACCCTATCAGAGTGGTAATACTTACCCCATTCTGTCGACAAAGGAGAACCAGCAGCTGCCACAGTAGAGCCGAGTCTCTGCTCCTCGGTGTCTCCAATTTGCAGCTCTGACCTGCTTTCTGTTGGCAAAACGTCATGATATCCACTTTGTGTACATCTTCCCTATAGGAGATTTCAGGGAGCAAAGAGTGAGTGGGCAGACACTTCCCTGTACAGGACCCCAGTATGAGAGCCACTGTTTGGGCTGAGATTTAGATAGAAGCCTGACAACCCCAGGCTGGGGTGACGAGTCTCTACAACAGGAAAGGACTTCAGAGATTACATCCTCTCCATTCtgaagatgaggacactgaggccctgAAGTGACTCCATAAGGTGGAGGTAAATGAACAGACTTTAGTGTCACATAGATCCTGGGTTTAAATGTGGTTCTACCACTTTTcaccttagacaagttacttacTTCCTCGAAGTCTCAATTTATTTTCCCCTAAAATAGGGATAACAAAAAACCTACCTCCATACAAAGAACAATTAGAAAATAGTAAGGCAAatattaagtgctcaataaataaataaataaaaatttcctcACACTCATTCAATAAAATCAAGGCCAAGTTGGGACCAGTATCCTACTGTTCTAGTACCCGCCTTGGTGGTCTACCCCACATCTGTATCCCCCAAAGAAATAGAGACAGCAATCATTTTTCATTGAAAGGGTTGTATTTTGAATATCTGAGGATATTCTTAGAGGGGGAACTTCAGAATAACATTGGATTTACAGAGTAGGGTTGACATAGAAAGAGTTTTATCTCACTTGAGTCTCACAGCCACCACTTGGAGTAGGCAGAGTACACATTACATCATTTCTCAGAGAAAAACTCTAAGGCTCAGAGAAAGCTAACTGACCCTGTCTACCATGGACCCACTAGTTAGTAGGATACCTGGGCTTGGGACTCACGTCCTCAGACATCCAGGCAGGACTCTCtccacaacaaaaaacccaaaaacccattgccatcgagtcaattctgacgcatagcgatcctgcaggacagagtagaactgccagagcagctggtgggttcaaactgccaacctttcaattagcagccaagtgcttaaccactgcacactaGGGCATCTTGAATGTATTTATCAAAAGCATGACAAGAAATTTTCTAGCAGTCCTAGCTCATTCCTGCAGAGGGCAGACTTGGACACTGTTCAGTAACTCCAACGTTTATACTGACAATGTTATCTCTCTAAAAAAAGACCACTGTTGCAAGAATTTTTTCATTGTGATCCCCTTGTTTATGATTTTCCAGGCTGTGCTCTACTTTTCAACTATTATCTATTAATCACACTGAATGCTAAAACTTCCTACTACATAACCTCTGCAAAATGGAACTGATTTTagattttttcattatgttgattTTTCTTTGTGCCCTTCAACTACAGAACCTCTTGTCAAAATGGCTCAGGCCACAGGAGACTCTATCTTGTAGCAGAGAATTCTACTCCAACAGGGTTaacattttcttccaagaaagctAAGAACAAATCCTTCAAATGCTGATCTGGGCAGAAAGGTTTTCTAACTTTCCAGAGTCCTTCCTCAGCCGCTCTTGCAGATGTGCACCTGATCAGGGGTCCTGAGAAAGTTCTCATCTCCTCTTGTTCCTCAGAGTCACTAAGAATAACCTGGAACAAAAAAAGCAGATTTGGCCTTTAAGACTATATCCACCCAATTCCCCTTTCAGCTAAGCCCAGGATATTGTCAGTGCCAAAGCAGACAGACCAAAGGGAGTTATCCTGTTGCTGAAGATGAGCCAATACcatcttaggaaaaaaaacagaattctaGCATCATTGCTTCCAGAAAAGAGTCACCCCCACTTTCTGCACCCCCCCCCCAACCCAGGGAATGCATGGCCCAGTTCCCCACCAAAGTGCACCATTCTTGTAGATGCCTGGGAAAGGAAGTATGTTAAGAGTAGCTGGGTGAGTAGCATGCTGGCATTCCAAGGGCACAGAATCTTGTTTACCTCCATGCTGTGCAGCTCAACAAGGGCCGTCTGCCCATCAATGGGAGACCTGGGACCCACACACACCAGCTGACCTCCTGGTCCAAAACTCACAGGCACATGGGGGACATAGAACTTCATGGGGGCCTTCGGACCAGCTGAGACATCCTCTGACCAACAGACACAGATGAACACTGTTAGCATTCCTGCCACCGTTTCTTTAGTTTACAAACATGCCACAAACATGTTTCTGTCCAAATTCCCCCTAGACAAGATTCTGGGTGGGGACATAGCTACAGAAAGCTCATGCTCCAAGTCAGATTTAAGGCTCTGAAAATACATCAGAATATAATGCAAGGGTTTGATTATTTTGTCCAAATGAtaccaccgcccccccccaccccggcccAGTCTCCCAATGATGGTGAGAGGCCCAGGGGTCTCTGGCTCTGGTAGACTCCCTGGCTTTCATAGTCTCTCTAAACGTGAGAAGAATTTTCTACACCAGACAAAGTAATTGTGTCTTGTGTCCTTGCCCTTGCTTTACCTAATTCTCTCTGGTCTTCATTTTCCTCACCCATTACTTAAAACACTTCTGAGTGCCTCTTCTGCAGCCTGATGATGGTTAGAGGCAGTGTTCCCTTCCAAGAATCAGCTATGGTACCATCACCAGTACAAGGGAAATGTTGAAAATGGAGCCAACCAGCTGGCCTCTCGGCCAAGGAGACCACAGAAGCAAACAAAGTAGACAATGGTCTCTTCTTGGAAACACAGCCTAAGGGTGATTTCCCAAGAGACCTGCCACCTAGCTCTTTCCTCATCAGACTTAACCAAATCCTTTGATCACTTTGTACCCACCACCCTGAATGGGATTCCAAACTGCTGAAGCCGTAGGATCATACTGCTCAGAAGCTTCCACCATGTACTGACTGAGCTCATAGCTGCTGGAGCTGAGGCCAGACTCGTGCTGCTGGAGAAGGTTGGACTCACTGGTCAAGGATGGCTGAAACGTAAAAACAATCAAAACACACAGGAACAATCAGAAGCAGTTTCAGGGAGCTGGTCCTCACGCGTGGTCCTTCAAAGACACAAAGTTCTAATTTTCAAATAAATGCAGTGACAATGGATCTGCTAAAAGGAGAAGAAGGAATAATTCAATCGACAGGAATTTACTGAGGGACACATTATGGCCTAGTGGCAAGAGTACAGTTCTTAGGGTCAGGAGGCTTGAATTCAAATCTCAGCTTTGTTAATACCTAGCTACTGTGATCTCAGGCACAggacttagcctctctgagctcaATACCTTCATCTGTAATATATATGCTCAAACCTGCCCTATGTTGCTGTTAACttccattgagtcagcccccaactcctggtgactccatgcacaacagatcaAAATGCTGCCTCGTCTTGTGCAATCTCCATGATCAACTGCAAATCAGACcactgggatccatagggttctcattcgctgatttttggaagtagatcaccaggcttttcttcctagttcatcctagtctggaagctccactgaatcatagcaacactcaagcctccactgacagataggtggtagctGTGTATAAGGTACActtgccaggaattgaacctaagtcttcctcatggaaggtgagaattctaccactgaactaccaaagCCCCCTGCACATACCCTGTATGCCTCAAGTGTTTactcatgcattcattcagcaACTATTGACTGAGCATCTGTTATGCTGCAGGCACTGTGCCTTACCATTGGGATACAGTGGTATGTAAGAAAAtaaggtccctgccctcatggaacttacattctaggaACATACAAGTAAAACAGTGCATGCGAGTGCTCTTTGCACACTGTAAAGTCCTGTACACATgtgctgtgttttctgttattgtgttgttgttaccATTAATCATTACAATATGTGCCCTGCCCTGGTAAGCACTGGATATACAGAAGAAACTGCCCTCAAAAAATCATATAATCTAATCATGGGGACAAAATTAATACAACTGTTAAAGATTAAGAGCTCttctctgtagaatctttgacacttttccataaatttaaaattattccaaaataatatATTCATTAAAAGCTTCACTTTGTGGCTCAGCTGGTACACACAGTTAAAAATTTAGAGGAAAGAGACAGAAGAGTTAGGAATGACTTCAagtcctgctttctgacctgaATTAAAAGACTCTTAAGAACTTCCAACTTTCTGCATAAAACAAATTGCTAGCCCATTAGGGTTCCAGACAAAGAATTAAACCCTAACACCTGGCTGCAGCCTCTTCTCCTCTTTCCTAGAACCTCAGAGTGACTTGGTGATATTTTCTGACCAAGACGCTTTGACAAAAATACAGAAGGGCCAGATTAGAGCGCCAGACTCATAAGATGGAAGCAAGAAGGTAGGGAAACGGAGGAGGTGTGAGCAGAGGCTCTGCCAAAAGGGGAGGAATGGCACCCCTCAGACTGCTGGCCACTGGAGACCCCCAGCCCCAAGGGCTCTCCCTGCCACTGCTGACAACAGCAGTTGTGATGTGCTGTCACAGGCCAGTACCCCCAAGTCACTTCAGGTTACCTTACTCTTCTGGGTCCCAGGCAGCAGACTGTCTGGAAACGCCTCCCCAGGCCTCTCCTGTCCAGAGTTGGAAGCAGGACTGTCTCTATAGGAGTTCCGATTCTTAGTTCTGCAGCAAAATGACAGGAGCTGGTGAGAGGGGGTCCAAGGCTGAGCTGCTCTCTGCTGCAGGCTGCTGTGCTTATTAAAAGTGTGAGCAGGTGTCGGGTCGGCCTGTGTACCACAGGGAAATGCATTTCCCTCCCGTTCCCCATTTCGATCTATTAATAGCAGAAAAACAGGAACACTTGTGTGCCATAGTGCAGTTACTGAAGTAGCCTCAGACCCTGCAGAGAAGGGTTGGTATCTGTAGCCTGACACTCTGGAATGGCTTAAATCAGAGCACGGAGATCAATGAGCTGCAGGGTAAAGGCACCAGGAGTAAGGTCACTTAGGCAGACGCTGGAGCAAAAGTCTCCTTTCTGCTCTGCCTTATTCCAGGGGGATACCCCAGTCTCAGAGCACAGGAGTGGGCAGAAGAGAAGCACCCCAGCCCCAGGCAGGACCCAATCATGAGAGCTTTTCCCAGGCCAGATCTGTTCTCAGGCCAACATGGGATTAAggcccttctttaaaaaaaaaaaaaaattttttttttttttttagggtagtgGCCTCACAGAACCCAGACTAGTCCAGGTCCTAGAACTGCCTCTCAGAGATACAAATATCTCCTCCCAGGGTCTGCGCTAACAGCTAGCACAGGCCATCTTGGCTTAGCCTATATCCTGGAACAAAACCAGACCAGCTGTTTGACGAGGGACCAAGCACCGGATGCTGTAAGATTTGCATAAAGTAGTCTAAGTTTGGCTGAATTATGTTGAACTAGTCCCTCCTTTTACACTTACTGGAATTGGGTCTCATTATTTGTTCCAAACGAACTATTCTTAGTTTCATAATGATGTTCTTTGAGGTACTTTTGGTCTTGGTAATCTTCATGCCAGGCATAAGGACTCCCTTGCCTTGGAACTGCACCctcagagaaaacaaaataaagaccgGTCACTTTCTCAAAGTTCAGAAAGACACTAGCAAGTTGTAATGCTGAGTTACTGGAACACAGGTGGTATAAAAAAACATGTTGACTAAATTGAATTAAATTGATGGGTGAGACCTAAGATGAAAGTTCATAATATACCCCTCAGTCCTCTCCGAACCAATTAGCATGCTTCTATACAAtagtatggagtccctggatggtgcaaatggctaacatgtttggctgctaactgaaatggaagattggaagttcacgtccacccagaggtacctcaaaagaaaggcctgatgattgacttccaaaaaaatcagccattgaaaatagttctactctgacttacatggggtcgccatgagatggCAATGGGTACTGGTATACAATTGTATAATGGTGGGAATCATGGTGTGGtgggtgtgtgggggtgtgtgtgagggtgtgtgtgtgcgtgtgtccaGTCTTGAAACAGACTTCTCTCTTTGCTAGCAGGTCAGAAGCTGTCTTTCACATACACCACCTTaatattaatgttgttgttgttgttaggtttcaactcatcgcaaccctataggacagagcagaactgccccacagggtttccaaggagcagctggtggatttgaattactgaccttttggttagcagcccagctcttaaccgatACTAGTGTACGGTTTGAAAACTCCTATTCAGGCATATCTGTTGCCCAGCCCTCTGCACAAATGGGTCAGAGCCTGAGGTCTATGCTCAGGGTGGAGTGACAGTCAGATTCATACCTCAGATGGTTAGAGCCCACTGAAACAGCTGATGCCCTTGAGAACTGACTTCACTATTGATCAGAGACTACAATCTCAGCTATAAGAATGAGTATGGAAAAAAATGCAGGTGAGGTACAAACTATCCATACTACTAGTAAGATAATGAGAATCGTTTCAGTACCATTATCTCTGGGCAAAAGATGATTCCTTCTTATCACTTCTCCTCAAGACATCTAGGAATAGTGACTTTACTTTGGGCTCATCTggtcaagaaagaagaaaaggagggcCTCTACTCTAACCCAGTTGGTTGCCCAAGTTGAGGCTCTGAGCATGGCTCCTTTGGTCTCTGCCCTGTCTATTAGATCAGCTTCACCACCCCCAAATCCCAAAGGCTTCTTGGAGACTATTCATACCTCTTTCTTCCAGTAGCCTCTGAGGATGTCCACGACGGTAATAACTTCTGTAAACATATTCTTCCCTGAGGGTCGGAGAATGATCGCTCTGATATGGATTCTCATAGCCTGTCCTAAAACATCACAAAGACTGCCAGTCATTCGAAGACAAGCTTGGTAAAAAGAGAAGCCAATCGAAGACTTGACAAACTAAGCAAGCGCAGAGCTCAGAATTGTGACCCCAAAATAGAATCAGCTGGAAAGCCAAAATTAATTCTAAATCACATAAACAGAAAATCCAGAATCAGACCAGGAGGAAAGTCTTTGTTAAAAAACAAGGGCCTGTACTTTTATGTTAAAACCATAACCAAATACCTTATTCTCTCTGTTTCCTTCTTGCTCCCAGAATACACACATCCAACAATAGTGAGAAAACCCTGCCTTGATGTTATCTTACAAAACACCTTCATGAGATGATTTGCAAGTACCCAACTTATCATTACAATTTCAACGCATATTACAGATGgaaatgagattttaaaaaatcaagttggACTATCTTAAATCTGATTTAAGCAATTAAGTACTTTTACTGCTGCCTTCCTTAACAAAACTCTCTTTGAGAATTCAACAATCTAAAACGATTGGGAAAAGGAAAGTGATGTACTTAGTACTATTATCAACTAATAATTCTTTAGCATTTTCTAGGGGCAAAATGCCTTGCAATAATTGTCCTAACTTCTACCTTAAATTTGCAGACAGGTAAATATCACCCCACCTGGAAAAGCTAAAGTAAACATTGATGGCTTCCAACATCCCATGAAATATCCACTCCAGTGTAATCACTAGAACTCAGGAGCAGCAATTCCAGATTCTCCAACATGAGGAATTAGGTCACTGAGACCTCTTCCTTACGAACTTGGAACCTGCAAGTTTGTATCTACTTTCCCTgaggttgatttaaaaaaaaagttcattcaaTACAGGGTCCCATCTGCTGTCTCAAATGTCATCATTCTTTCTAATCCATTCAATGGTGACTTCTTTACGAAGCTCTACTGGGTAGAAAATTGTCTTCAGTCTCCCAGAAACAATTTGGGAGAGAAAAGCGTTTAGCTAAGGCAATGTAGTAGggtgaatgtcttagttatctagtactgttataacagaaatatcacaagtggagggctttaacaaacaaatttattttctcacagtttagaaagctagaaatctgaattcaatgtgccagctctaggggaaggctttctctctctgctctgaagGAAGGGCCTCATCTCTTTGAGCTTCTCCTCCTGAAggatcttcatgtagcttggcatctctcttcatcCATCTCTGCTTGTtagcttgcatttaatctcttttatatctcaaaagagactgactaaagacacactctacactaatcccatctcattaacataacaaacacaacccattcccaaatgggattataaccataggtatgttgttgttaggtgccatcaagtcgtctctgactcataaggaccccatgtaccacagaatgaaacactgcccagtcctgcgccatgcccacaattgttgctatgcttgagcccattgttgcagccactgtgtcaatccatctcgttgagggtcttcctctttttcactgaccctgtacttaaccaagcatgatgtccttctccagggactgatccctcctgacaacatgtccaaagtatgtgagacgtagtctcaccatccttgcttctaaggagcattctggttgtacttctatcaagacagatctgttagatcttttggcagtccatagtatattcaatattctgtaccagcaccacaattcaagggcatcaattcttcttcggtcttccttattcattgtccagctttcatgtgcacatCATGCGACTGAAGATACCACggcctgggtcaggtgtaccttagtcttcaaggtgacgtctttgcttttcaacactttaaagaag comes from the Elephas maximus indicus isolate mEleMax1 chromosome 24, mEleMax1 primary haplotype, whole genome shotgun sequence genome and includes:
- the SEC16B gene encoding protein transport protein Sec16B isoform X6; this translates as MEPWVPQWPPEPQGRTRTPSKDSDRGIRRDGYHRPIPHSWHNGERFHQWQDLRRSPQPQQDPRADHQQPQHPYRPGEWHQPVSVDYYEGGYPIYSRTGYENPYQSDHSPTLREEYVYRSYYRRGHPQRLLEERVPRQGSPYAWHEDYQDQKYLKEHHYETKNSSFGTNNETQFQTKNRNSYRDSPASNSGQERPGEAFPDSLLPGTQKSKPSLTSESNLLQQHESGLSSSSYELSQYMVEASEQYDPTASAVWNPIQGEDVSAGPKAPMKFYVPHVPVSFGPGGQLVCVGPRSPIDGQTALVELHSMEVILSDSEEQEEMRTFSGPLIREDVHKVDIMTFCQQKAGQSCKLETPRSRDSALLWQLLVLLCRQNGSTVGSDVAELLMQDCKKLEKYKRQPPVANLINLTDEDWPVPSSRTRNLLTGEIPPSVETPAQTLGKFTKLLYYGRKKEALEWAMKNHLWGHALFLSSKMDPRTYSWVMSGFTSTLALNDPLQTLFQLMSGRIPQAATCCGDKQWGDWRPHLAVILSNQAGDPELHQRAIITMGDTLAGKGLVEAAHFCYLMAHVPFGYYTVKTDHLALLGSSHSQEFLKFATTEAIQRTEIFEYCQMLGRPKSFIPSFQVYKLLYASRLADYGLTSQALHYCEAIGVALLSQEEYSHPVLLAELIKQKN
- the SEC16B gene encoding protein transport protein Sec16B isoform X7, with protein sequence MEPWVPQWPPEPQGRTRTPSKDSDRGIRRDGYHRPIPHSWHNGERFHQWQDLRRSPQPQQDPRADHQQPQHPYRPGEWHQPVSVDYYEGGYPIYSRTGYENPYQSDHSPTLREEYVYRSYYRRGHPQRLLEERVPRQGSPYAWHEDYQDQKYLKEHHYETKNSSFGTNNETQFQTKNRNSYRDSPASNSGQERPGEAFPDSLLPGTQKSKPSLTSESNLLQQHESGLSSSSYELSQYMVEASEQYDPTASAVWNPIQGEDVSAGPKAPMKFYVPHVPVSFGPGGQLVCVGPRSPIDGQTALVELHSMEVILSDSEEQEEMRTFSGPLIREDVHKVDIMTFCQQKAGQSCKLETPRSRDSALLWQLLVLLCRQNGSTVGSDVAELLMQDCKKLEKYKRQPPVANLINLTDEDWPVPSSRTRNLLTGEIPPSVETPAQTLGKFTKLLYYGRKKEALEWAMKNHLWGHALFLSSKMDPRTYSWVMSGFTSTLALNDPLQTLFQLMSGRIPQAATCCGDKQWGDWRPHLAVILSNQAGDPELHQRAIITMGDTLAGKGLVEAAHFCYLMAHVPFGYYTVKTDHLALLGSSHSQEFLKFATTEAIQRTEIFEYCQMLGRPKSFIPSFQSLALFLFTGI